A genome region from Sebastes umbrosus isolate fSebUmb1 chromosome 22, fSebUmb1.pri, whole genome shotgun sequence includes the following:
- the LOC119481290 gene encoding astrocytic phosphoprotein PEA-15 has protein sequence MAEYSSLLSDLSENITNEDLEQLKSACKEDIPEDQSNNITSSKEWFSYLEKNDKLAQDNLSYIEHIFEISRRPDLLTRVIEYRTTVLKISEDDEIDTKLTRIPSAKKYKDIIRQPSEDEIIKLAPPP, from the exons ATGGCGGAGTACAGCTCTCTGCTCAGCGACCTGTCTGAAAACATCACCAACGAGGACTTGGAGCAGCTCAAGTCGGCCTGCAAGGAGGACATCCCCGAGGACCAGAGCAACAACATCACCTCCTCCAAGGAGTGGTTCAGCTACCTGGAGAAGAACGACAAGCTGGCCCAAG ATAATCTGTCATACATCGAGCACATCTTCGAGATTTCGCGGCGACCGGACCTGCTGACGAGGGTGATCGAGTACCGCACCACCGTGCTCAAGATCTCCGAGGATGACGAGATCGACACCAAGCTCACACGCATCCCATCAGCCAAGAAATACAAAG ACATCATCCGCCAGCCCTCTGAAGATGAGATCATCAAGTTGGccccccccccctaa